The DNA segment ATATAACGTTGATCAGTTTGGATGGTCAGCAAAGTCAAGTGAGTTTCTTGAAAAAAAACAGTTGAAATGGGGAAGTATTCTATTTCACTATGGGATTGTCTTCGTTTTCTTTGGACATGTGGCTGGCTTACTCGTTCCAAAGGTATTTTACGATGTTATTGGAGTTACAGATCATATGTACCATTTTGGGGCAGTATGGATTGGTGGACTTGCTGGAATTTCTACTATTATAGGAGTTGTATTACTTATGATTCGCAGATTTACCGTAAAGCGGATCTATATTCATAGCACCTTTCGGGATATTATTGTTCTCGTTTTATTAACACTTATTATTTTTTCAGGCTTTGTTAACACAGTCTGGTATACAGGTAGAGGGGTAGCATTTGAATACAGGGAAACAATTAGTCCATGGTTCCGTGGTATTCTTTCTTTACGTCCGACACCAAGCTTAATGGTAGGTATTCCGCTAGGTTTTCAAATTCATGTGGTATCAGCCCTGTTACTTTTTGGTATTTGGCCTTTTACCAGATTAGTTCATGTA comes from the Neobacillus sp. PS2-9 genome and includes:
- the narI gene encoding respiratory nitrate reductase subunit gamma, with translation MTFFQNFFWVSFPYIMLTMFVVGHIYRYNVDQFGWSAKSSEFLEKKQLKWGSILFHYGIVFVFFGHVAGLLVPKVFYDVIGVTDHMYHFGAVWIGGLAGISTIIGVVLLMIRRFTVKRIYIHSTFRDIIVLVLLTLIIFSGFVNTVWYTGRGVAFEYRETISPWFRGILSLRPTPSLMVGIPLGFQIHVVSALLLFGIWPFTRLVHVWSLPLEYLSRKFIVYRSIIGRRLIAMSTNRSKNKME